Proteins from a genomic interval of Gordonia sp. SL306:
- a CDS encoding M23 family metallopeptidase — translation MPRHRPNAQTSTPVACVLPDAGPRTDQRGRHRAIIRSAWTTKMKVGAVATFAGAIGLTVGGTSHAMAQPAPQKPALPANLTLPPHLDDLARDILPPHMFVPGAGRAVAPVSGTVTSGYGHRWGANHNGVDIANKIGTPVYAVTDGVVLESGPASGFGQWIRVRQDDGTTGVFGHVDQSFVHAGQQVRAGQQIGTVGNRGESTGPHLHYEVWDKNDKKINPQAWLNKRNVHP, via the coding sequence GTGCCGCGACATCGACCGAACGCACAGACATCGACACCCGTTGCCTGCGTCCTGCCCGACGCCGGGCCACGCACCGACCAGCGCGGCCGGCATCGCGCAATCATCCGCAGCGCCTGGACCACCAAGATGAAGGTCGGCGCGGTGGCAACCTTTGCCGGCGCCATCGGCCTGACGGTCGGCGGCACATCTCATGCGATGGCACAGCCCGCTCCACAGAAGCCCGCCCTCCCGGCGAATCTGACACTTCCGCCCCACCTCGATGACCTGGCGCGCGACATCCTTCCCCCGCACATGTTCGTGCCCGGTGCGGGCCGCGCAGTGGCGCCGGTCAGCGGCACCGTCACCTCGGGCTACGGCCACCGCTGGGGCGCCAACCACAACGGCGTCGACATCGCCAACAAGATCGGGACCCCGGTCTATGCGGTGACCGATGGAGTCGTCCTCGAGTCCGGCCCGGCATCAGGCTTCGGCCAGTGGATCCGTGTCCGGCAGGACGACGGTACGACCGGCGTCTTCGGCCATGTCGACCAGAGCTTCGTCCACGCCGGCCAGCAGGTCCGCGCCGGCCAGCAGATCGGCACCGTCGGCAACCGCGGCGAATCCACCGGCCCTCACCTGCACTACGAGGTCTGGGACAAGAATGATAAGAAGATCAACCCGCAGGCGTGGTTGAACAAGCGCAACGTCCACCCGTGA
- a CDS encoding succinate dehydrogenase/fumarate reductase iron-sulfur subunit, translating into MGYDAKFRVWRGDTDGGDLQDYTVLVNDGEVVLDIIHRLQATQAPDLAVRWNCKAGKCGSCSAEVNGRPKLLCMTRMSTFTEDEVITVTPMRTFPVIRDLVADVSFNYEKAREIQSFTPPEGLKAGEYRMKQVDVQRSQEFRKCIECFLCQDTCHVVRDHEENKENFAGPRFLMRVAELDMHPLDVAERRDSAQSEHGLGLCNITKCCTDVCPENIKITDNALIPMKERVVDRHYDPLVWLGNKLFRR; encoded by the coding sequence ATGGGCTACGACGCGAAGTTCCGGGTATGGCGTGGAGACACCGATGGCGGTGATCTGCAGGACTACACCGTGCTCGTCAACGACGGCGAGGTGGTGCTCGACATCATCCACCGGCTCCAGGCGACTCAGGCTCCCGACCTGGCCGTGCGCTGGAACTGCAAGGCAGGCAAATGCGGGTCGTGCTCGGCAGAGGTCAACGGCCGCCCGAAGCTGCTGTGTATGACCCGGATGTCCACATTCACCGAAGACGAGGTCATCACCGTCACGCCGATGCGGACGTTCCCGGTCATCCGCGACCTGGTCGCCGACGTTTCGTTCAACTACGAGAAGGCCCGAGAGATCCAGTCGTTCACGCCGCCCGAAGGTCTGAAGGCGGGGGAGTACCGGATGAAGCAGGTCGACGTGCAGCGGTCACAGGAGTTCCGCAAGTGCATCGAGTGCTTCCTCTGCCAGGACACCTGCCATGTGGTCCGCGACCACGAGGAGAACAAGGAGAACTTTGCCGGGCCGCGTTTCCTGATGCGTGTCGCCGAACTCGACATGCATCCGCTCGACGTGGCCGAGCGCCGCGATTCTGCGCAGTCCGAGCACGGTCTGGGGCTGTGCAACATCACCAAGTGTTGTACGGATGTGTGTCCCGAGAACATCAAGATCACCGACAACGCACTGATCCCGATGAAGGAACGGGTGGTGGATCGTCATTACGACCCGTTGGTGTGGTTGGGCAACAAACTGTTTCGGCGGTGA
- a CDS encoding fumarate reductase/succinate dehydrogenase flavoprotein subunit yields MTETERHQYDVVVIGAGGAGLRAVIEAREKGYSVAVVCKSLFGKAHTVMAEGGCAASMGNANSKDSWQTHFKDTMRGGKFLNNWRMAELHAKEAPDRVWELETYGALFDRTADGRIAQRNFGGHTYPRLAHVGDRTGLELIRTMQQKIVSLQQEDYAATGDYEARIKVFAECTITELLKDGDAIAGAFGYWRESGRFVLFEAPAVVLATGGIGKSFKVTSNSWEYTGDGHALALRAGASLINMEFVQFHPTGMVWPPSVKGILVTEGVRGDGGVLKNTDGKRFMFDYIPPVFKGQYAETEEEADKWLADNDSARRTPDLLPRDEVARAINEEVKAGRGTEHGGVYLDIASRMPADEIVRRLPSMHHQFKELADVDITAEPMEVGPTCHYVMGGIEVDPDTGAARVPGLFAAGECSGGMHGSNRLGGNSLSDLLVFGRRAGLGAASYIESLSTRPTVAAADVDRAAAFALAPFESKSPGKPENPYTLHTDLQQSMNDLVGIIRKEAEVQEAISVLDQIRSRLPGMQVEGHRQFNPGWHLAVDLRNMLLVCECVAKAALLRTESRGGHTRDDHPAMDANWRNTLLVCTADAGDDSPVPEVTVVKEEQIPMRPELLELFDFSEIEKYYTAGEIAGHPDAGGEKEG; encoded by the coding sequence ATGACCGAAACCGAACGCCACCAATACGACGTAGTTGTGATCGGTGCCGGTGGCGCAGGTCTGCGCGCAGTCATCGAGGCCCGCGAGAAGGGCTACTCCGTCGCCGTGGTGTGCAAGTCATTGTTCGGCAAGGCGCACACGGTCATGGCCGAAGGTGGTTGTGCCGCATCGATGGGCAACGCCAACTCCAAAGACAGCTGGCAGACGCATTTCAAGGACACCATGCGTGGTGGCAAGTTCCTGAACAACTGGCGGATGGCGGAACTACACGCCAAGGAAGCGCCGGACCGGGTCTGGGAGTTGGAAACCTATGGCGCGCTGTTCGATCGGACGGCTGACGGACGAATTGCCCAGCGCAACTTCGGTGGTCACACCTATCCCAGGCTCGCGCACGTCGGAGACCGTACTGGTCTCGAACTGATCAGGACCATGCAGCAGAAGATCGTCTCGCTGCAGCAGGAGGACTACGCGGCCACCGGCGACTACGAAGCGCGTATCAAGGTGTTCGCGGAGTGCACCATCACCGAGTTGCTCAAGGACGGCGACGCCATCGCGGGAGCGTTCGGATATTGGCGTGAATCCGGCCGATTCGTGCTGTTCGAGGCGCCGGCGGTGGTGCTGGCGACCGGTGGGATCGGCAAGTCCTTCAAGGTGACGTCCAACTCGTGGGAATACACCGGCGACGGTCACGCACTCGCGCTGCGTGCCGGTGCCAGCCTGATCAACATGGAGTTCGTCCAGTTCCACCCGACCGGCATGGTCTGGCCACCCAGCGTCAAGGGCATCCTGGTGACCGAAGGCGTTCGCGGTGACGGCGGTGTCCTCAAGAACACCGACGGCAAGCGGTTCATGTTCGACTACATCCCTCCCGTCTTCAAGGGTCAATACGCCGAGACCGAAGAGGAAGCGGACAAATGGCTCGCCGACAACGACAGCGCCCGCCGCACACCCGATCTGCTGCCGCGCGACGAGGTCGCCCGGGCGATCAACGAAGAGGTCAAGGCGGGTCGCGGCACCGAGCACGGCGGTGTCTATCTCGACATCGCCTCGCGCATGCCTGCCGACGAGATCGTCCGCCGGCTGCCGTCGATGCATCACCAGTTCAAAGAGCTTGCCGACGTCGACATCACGGCCGAGCCGATGGAGGTGGGTCCCACCTGTCACTACGTGATGGGCGGGATCGAGGTCGATCCGGACACCGGTGCCGCACGAGTGCCCGGGTTGTTCGCGGCAGGTGAATGCTCCGGTGGCATGCACGGATCGAATCGGTTGGGCGGCAACTCGTTGTCCGATCTGCTGGTGTTCGGACGACGTGCCGGGCTAGGCGCGGCGTCGTACATCGAGTCACTCTCGACCCGGCCCACCGTCGCCGCCGCCGACGTCGACCGGGCAGCGGCATTCGCCTTGGCGCCGTTCGAGTCGAAGAGCCCCGGTAAGCCCGAAAATCCGTACACCCTCCACACCGACCTGCAGCAATCGATGAACGACCTGGTCGGCATCATCCGGAAGGAGGCGGAGGTGCAGGAGGCGATCAGTGTGCTCGACCAGATCCGAAGCCGTCTGCCCGGCATGCAGGTGGAAGGCCACCGGCAGTTCAACCCGGGCTGGCATCTCGCCGTCGACCTGCGAAACATGCTGCTGGTCTGCGAATGTGTGGCCAAGGCCGCCCTTCTGCGCACCGAGAGCCGGGGTGGTCACACCCGTGACGATCATCCTGCGATGGATGCGAATTGGCGCAACACACTGCTGGTCTGCACGGCCGATGCGGGTGACGATTCGCCGGTCCCCGAGGTGACGGTGGTCAAGGAAGAACAGATCCCGATGCGTCCAGAGTTGCTGGAACTCTTCGATTTCTCCGAGATCGAGAAGTACTACACCGCCGGTGAGATCGCCGGTCATCCCGACGCCGGGGGCGAGAAGGAGGGCTGA
- a CDS encoding MarR family winged helix-turn-helix transcriptional regulator produces the protein MVVDSDNADGATGLDLAEDLRRAVGSFVRAVRSISDSLPAGHGEVLGALDRDGPQSVAALARKRGVRHQSMRITVRDLEAAGLVSRAADPDDARSALVSVTARGGDVLERDRTRRREIVAVAADTALNSRQRALLDQMPEILDLMAASVRVGANRKAG, from the coding sequence ATGGTTGTCGACTCGGACAATGCCGACGGCGCAACGGGACTCGATCTTGCCGAGGATCTCCGCCGGGCGGTGGGGAGCTTCGTACGCGCGGTGCGGTCGATCAGCGATTCGCTTCCGGCCGGCCACGGCGAGGTGCTCGGCGCACTCGACCGCGACGGGCCGCAGTCGGTTGCAGCATTGGCGCGGAAGCGGGGAGTCCGGCATCAGAGCATGCGGATCACGGTCCGTGACCTGGAGGCCGCGGGTCTGGTCTCGCGTGCTGCCGACCCCGACGATGCGCGCAGTGCGCTCGTCTCCGTGACCGCCAGGGGAGGAGATGTCCTGGAGCGAGATCGGACTCGGCGGCGCGAGATCGTTGCGGTCGCCGCGGATACCGCGCTCAACTCACGTCAGCGTGCGTTGCTCGATCAGATGCCCGAGATCCTCGACCTCATGGCGGCGTCCGTGCGCGTGGGCGCGAACCGAAAAGCTGGATGA